The genomic DNA GACCTCGATATGTTTTGGATTTTCAATAAATTTTTCAATGTAAACGGTGCTGTCACCAAACCCCGAAAGAGCTTCTCTCTTTGCTGAATAAAAGGCTTCTTCCATTTCAGAAGTAGAATAAACCTTTTTCATTCCTTTACCACCACCACCGGCAGACGCTTTGATCAGAATTGGATAGCCAATTTTGGAAGCAAAAGCTTTTGCCTCTTCAATCGATTCGAGCGGATCGACAGTTCCGGGTACAAATGGTACATTATGCTTTTGCATAATTTGTCTTGCCCCGGTTTTGCTACCCATCATCTCCACAGATTTAGCCGATGGACCGATGAACGAGATTCCTGCATTTTCAACAGCTTCAATAAAATGAGCCCTCTCAGAGAGAAATCCATATCCGGGGTGGATGGCATCTGCACCAGAGACTCTTGCGACTTCGAGTATTTTGTTAATATCAAGATACGACTCTGCCGCCGTTGTACCACCCAAAGGATATGATTCATCAGCGTATTTAACATGCAATGCGTTTATGTCGGCATCTGAATATACAGCAACAGTGGCAATTCCCAGTTCTTTTGCACTGCGAATAATTCTGAGAGCGATTTCACCACGATTAACTATAAGTATCTTTTTGAAATACACTTGTTACTCCGTAAATTCAACTATGGTTATGCCTTCACCCCCTGCATCGACTGAGGCGAAGTGAAAATTCTTTACTTTGGGATTTATTTTAATAATGTCATGAACTGCTTTTTTTAGAGCGCCGGTACCTTTACCATGGATAATCTCTACTCTGCCAAGGTTCGCCAGATAGGCATCTATCAGGAATCTTTCGACTCTGTTTTCAATATCGACCGGTCTCTCCCCTCTTATGTCGAGTCTGTAACTGACATCTGATTTGATTTCGATCTGTGAACTTTTTCTTTTTTCTTTTCTCAGATCTTTTTTCGAAACCTTCACACATTCATCAACATTGAAGGAGATTTTCAGCGGACCGGTTGAAATAACGACATGTTTTTTATCAGGAGTAATTTCAATTACCTCACCACTGGTTTCAGAATCTTTAATCTTGACGATATCACCAATTTCTATTGGTGAAGCATCAATTTCAGCAGAATCAGTCTCCCCCGGCTTGATTTTGGAAAGCTTCCCTTTTAATTCAGAGATTTTACCAATGGCATTTGAGGTGGTTTGTTTTGATGCCTGTGATTCTCTGATATCCTTAATGACTTTTTGAATCTCTTTATTCGAATCTTCGATGAAAACCGTCGCTTTTTCTTTTGCCTCTTTTAAGATTTTATTTTTCTCTTTATCGAGTTCCCGAACTTTTTTCTCATAAAGATTGGCCAGTCCGGTTAGCCTTGTGTTTTCCTTTTCATAATGTGAAAGTTTCTTCATCAGTTCCTGCTCCCTTTGCTCCACTTCGAGAAGGATTTTTTCCAAGCCTGCATTTACATCCTGCACAAATCCTGTTGACCGTTCAATAAACGACTTTTCAAAGCCAAGACGGAGTAATATCTCAAAAGCATAACTCGAACCGGGAATTCCCTGTCTAAACAGATAAGTTGGTTTCAATTCATATGTGTCAAAACTCATGGATGCATTGTTAAAGCCCTCGAACTCTGAAGCGAGTGCTTTAAGTGCAGAGAGATGAGTCGTAGAGAATACCAGACTTCCCTTTTCTCTCAGTTCCAGTAATATTGAGCGGGAGATGGCGGCACCGGAGTCTGGATCAGTACCCGTTCCTATCTCATCTATCAGTACTAAAGTGGACTCATCCGCTATTTCCAGTATATGCTTGATATTGGAAAGATGCGAACTGAAAGTACTTAAATCGTCGTCGATTGATTGAGAATCACCAATATCGACAAGAATTTTATCGAAAATATGAAGGTTTGTATCAGGACCGGCAGGTATGTGGATGCCCGATTGAGCCATAAGCATCAGAAGTCCGATACTCTTGATCAGAACGGTTTTTCCGCCTGCATTCGGACCTGTAATTATTACAGAGTTACCCTGTTTAATCCTCAAATTAAACGGAACGGTTCCTTTAATTCCATGTTTTTGAATCAGCAGCGGATGCCTGCCTCCATAAACAGAAATTTCTTCATCATGGTTGAAGGTTGGAAAGGATCCAATCACTTCAATCGAATAATTGGCTCTTGCAAAAATTGAATCAAGACGGGTTACTGTCTCAAATGCAAGAAGCAGTTCATCGGAACTGTTTCTGATTCTGACCGTGACTTCTTTCAAGATTCGTTCGATTTCCCGTTTTTCAGCAAAATTGAGCGATACAATTTCATTATTGAGGTTAAGTGTTTCTTCCGGTTCGATGTAGACGGTCTGACCAGTGGAAGATTCGGAGTGGATGATGCCCTTGAGTTGTCGTTTATATTCAACTTTTACCGGAACTACCAGTCTGCCGTCACGAAGAGTAAGATAGTTTTCTCTTGTTATTTCTTTTTCGGTAAGGTCTTTTACAATTTTGCTTACATACCTTCTTAATTCCTCTGAACGGTCCCGAATTTCTCTTCTGATCATCTGCAGACTTTTACTTGCTGTATCCTTAACCTCACCCGAAGGATCAAATATGGAGGAAATATATCTCTCGAATAATTTATCCTCGAAAAGAAATGTTGCAAATTCAGAAAGGAGCGGGGAAATGTCACGGTTTTGGGAAAGGAAACTTTTCAAATTTACGGAACAGATGGCGAGTTCGAAGATGTTAAAAACTGACTTGGCCGAAAGTACCGCGCCTTCAACTCTGGACAATTGTATATCCCGCTGAATATCGTTTAATGAATTAATGGGTGGATACCCGCGTTGATTTATGAGTTCTTTCGCTTCGGTTACATATTTCCCCTCAAGGAGTATTTCAGTCTCAGTTAAAAGAGGTTGAAGATTGTTTACGATCTCTTTTCCCTTCTGAGTGTAGCAGTATTTGGAGATGTAATTCAGAACTTTGGGGAATTCAAGTTTATCAGAGTAGAACATTTATTTCCGGATAAGGAGGTTGTTTACTATGCTGCTTTTCTTCTTTATGTTCCCCTTCTCATCGGGAATAATTGTATCAATTATTCCGGGTAACACACTTTTTACACTTGCATAGAAAAAAGATTTTTTCCCCGTCTCCTCAGATGGAAAAGAAAGTTTGGAAGCGAAGAAAAAGATGGCACTTAAAAAAATAATTATCTGTATCACACCAGTCAATCCTCCAACTAATTTATTTATCAGATGATTGACCTTGTCATGAATTTTAGTGGCTTTTACAATAATTGCGGTTAAAATTTGAAAGAAGATAAAAATTGTAACGCCTCCAATTATGCTTGCGGAGCCGTCAGCAACCCCCAACACACTTTTATAAACACCACCGGCTGCTCCTGCAAATTTTATCGCAAGAAATATCCCAAGAAAAAATCCGATCACATCAAAAATTTTCTTTATGAAGCCCTCTTTATATCCGAGATAAAACGAGGCTGCGCTCAATAAAATTACAATTATATCAATCCAATTCAATCACTATCCACGCAAATATTCTTCGACCGCTTTTTTAATTAAAGAACCGTCAGCTTTTCCTTTTAGTTCTTTCATCACAGCAGGCATCAGCTTACTGAATTCGCCGCCTTTTGCGATGGAATTGGCTTCGGCTATTTCTTTAACCTTGTTATTGATGTCATCCTGAGTTAATTGAGCAGGAAGAAACTCCATAATGATTTTTAACTCATTCTCCTCTTTTTCACAAAGTTCGGGGCGGTTTGCCGAACGATAGATGTCCGCAGCCTCTTTTCTTTTTTTTGCCAAAGAGTTGAGGATGTTTTGTTCTTCTGCTTCGTTGTTCAGCTCACCCTTGCCGCTTTTTTCATATTCAAGAATCACGGCTCTGATGGATCTGATGGTTTCGAGGCGAAGTTTATCGCCACTTCTCATGGCTGATTTTAATTCTTCATTAATTTTTTCTTTTAAATTCATCTTAAATCCTCTTTCTGTGATGAAACATAATTAATTCTCAAACACTTGGCTTTTCTAAGTTCAAGTTGAACTTTCTCCACCTGGCTCATTGGTATATTTTTATCGACCCTGAGCTGTACCACGACATTATTCATTCGAGATCGAATGACCTCCATTTTTTCTTTTACCTGATCGAGGGTAACCACCATGTCGTTCAGTTGCATTTTACCATCCTTACCGATAAACAGGTAAGCGGTAAGCCGTCTGTTATCAAACTTTTCAGAAGTGACTGCCTCAGGGAGATCATATTGCACTTTTACATCGATTTCCTTCAACACTGTAGAAACCATAAAAAAGAGAAGCAAAATAAATATAATATCAGGCATTGACGCCAGCGGTATTCCGGGTTCTGATTTCTTTCTTTTAAGTTTGCCAGCAAAATTAATCATTTCTTTTTTAATTCCGCTACTGTGATATAAACCGGTACAATTTTAGTAATTGTATTCTTCTCTTCCTCTGATAAATTTTTAAAGGACTTCCCGAATTTCTCCTTAGCTGTCTCATCCTGTACATTTTTATAAGCCCGCTTCACATTATCAAGGACAACAATATATTTTTGGTAGAGAGTTTCATCACTGTATCGTATCAGTGAAACAGGTTTCGAGTCATCAGGGATTTCACGACTCTCCCGTACGCGGTCAAGTATACTTGTATATAAACCGTTACTTGAAACCGGTTCGCCATTCAGAAAAACAGAGTCCTTCACAATATTAATTTCAATTACTCGACTTTTTTCCACTTGAGCAGGTGACTCTTCCGGCTTATACTCAGGCAATGAAAGGGATATGCCGGTATCTATATCGATTGTAGCAGCTACTATGAAAAATATAAGAAGAAGGAAAGCAATATCAGACATGGATGCAAGCGGGACAACAGGGAGTGTCCTCTTTCTGCGTCTGATGAGAGTCATTTTTTTACTGTGTTTTGTTTCAGAGAATAGAGACTGTCGATCAATTGAACCGAACTCTCTTCCATGTCCGAAACAAGAGAATCAATTCTCGAAATAAAATAGTTGTAAAATACCTGAAGGATCATTGCGACCACGAGACCAAAAAGTGTGGTTATCAAGGCTTTAGCTATACCGCCGGCAACAATTGCAGGTGAGATCTGGTTAGCCTCTTTAATAGCTTCAAACGCCTCTATCATTCCCTGAACCGTTCCGGTAAATCCAAGCATTGGTGCGAGGGCAATAAAAAGGGAAATCCAGACCAGGCCTTTCTCAAGAAATCCGGTTTCTATCCCTCCGTAAGTCATTATTGCCTTTTCGACCGAGTCAAGTCCTTCATCAAACCTTTGAAGACCTGCGTGAAGTACGGCAGAAACCGAACCGGGATTCTTCTCACAGAGTAATTTGGCTTCCTCTATTCCTTTGCTCTCTATGGTTTTCTTAACCTGATCGACAAATGTCCTGGTGTTAATTTTCGCTTTTCGCAGAGTGTAAAGCCGTTCAAAACTAAAAACAAGCCCCAATATAAAGACAATCAGAATGGGGTGCATAAACTCACCACCGTCAATGTACATCGAAGTCAAGGAATTCATCCGGTTCTCGTTATTTATTTTTGTAAATTGAAGTGTACCGGAAACCGGTAAGGTAATTTTATGATGTTTCCTGAAACGAAATTGAAGTTTCGAAAAACAGAGAGGAGCAGGTCACCCACCTCTTCAGGCTTGATGAGTGTATCAAAATCAATGTCTGTCATCCAGCTTCTGTTCGCAGGTGTATCAATAATGAATGGAGCTATCCCGTTTACGCTGAGATTTATGGCTCTCCCCTCTTCGGATCCGGTTTCAACCAGGTGTGAAAGGGCACTTTTGGAAGCGCCATAAACGGATTTTCCGGCTTCACCTGCGAAAGCGGTATAAGCTGAAGTAAATATTGCAGAGCCTCCTGCACATTTCGCAACCTTGTGTTTGAACTCCCGCAGAATATTGAAATTTGCTGTGAAGTTCATGGAAAACATTTTTTGGAGGTCCTGGTCGGTGGTTTCTTCAATCATTTTACCACCAACGAAGCCCCCAACTGTACTAAACAGGAAAAGAAGCTTATCCTCTGCGGGATCCACAAATTCGAAAGCTTTTTTCACATTCGCAGAATCCGATAAATCACCGGTCACAATTTTTGTCACGGCAGGTAATTCATCTTCAGGCATGTGCAAATCGCACAAATAGAGATGATCGAAATCACCCTTGAGAAGTGTTTTTACGACTCCTCTGCCGAGAGCACCTGAACTGCCGAAGATCAAAGCTTCTTTTCTCATTGTTAATACCTACAAATTAGGGCTTGATTCGTCTTTCTCGCTTGACCCGGTCAGTTTCACTTTGCCATCTTTGATGTGTTTGTATAACATATCATTTTCGATGATATAATGAAACCTCTGAGTGAATTCATCGAGTGAAATACCACAGGTTGCTGCAAATTTTGCCAGTTCATGCGGATCATCGAAATCGGAATTTGTCAATCTCAGCATGTAGCGTCTTGCTATAAGGAACGATTCGTTTGAAGGATCAACCATCCTGATTTTTGTCTTCTTGGTCTTGGGATCAAGTATATCCTTGAAGAACAACGGAACGAATTTACCTCCCTGAATCGAGACCATCGCCGCATTTCCACCATTCAGAATAAACTGAGCCGCAGAGTATCCAAGATCGCGCGTGTATTCCATGTCGAAAGGTATCGGATCTGCGCACCGTAACTCGTAACCAATATTTTTGGCAACCACAGTTACTTTGTGACCAAATTCTTTGAGCCGTTCCTGAACTTTTGATTTTAGAATCTCACCAAGATTTACTTCTGCAATTCTAAGATTGTCATGGGCATCTCTTTCCACTTCACCCAATGCAATCAGGTCATTAGGATCCAGATGTTCCACAAGACCTTCAGCAAGGATGGCTACACCGTCCATTTTTCCATAGCTGATTCTCTTGATTATGGCACCGACAAGAAGATCGATAACATGATCAAGTTTGATAGTTGTAGATGGAAATTCTTCGGGTATGAGGGTAAGGGTTGCACCTGCAGCTTTTCCTATTCCGAGAGCCAGGTGACCGGCTTTTCTTCCCATGGTAACAACAAAGTACCATCTGGATGTGGTCTGTGCATCCACCATAAGATTTTTAACGATCTCAACTCCAATGTGACGGGCTGTCTGAAATCCAAAGGTTGGAATTCCATGAGGCAGGTCAAGATCGTTGTCAATGGTTTTTGGGACATGAACAACTCTGATTCTCCCTGCAGCCATTTCTTCAACTTTCATTGCAGAATAAGCTGTATCATCACCACCAATAGTGATTAATTTGTCAACATTTAACCGGAGGAGAGAGGTTACTGTATTTTCAAGATGTTTTTTATTTTTGGTCGGATTAGCTCTCGATATACCAATAAAAGATCCGCCTCTAAAGTGTATTCTGCTCACATCATCGATTGAAAGTGGCTGGCAGTGCCCTATCTCACCATCCATAATCCACTGAAAACCGTCCTTGATTCCAATTACATCTATTCCTTCAACTGCGGCTCTGATGGTCGCGCTGCTTATCACACTGTTGATTCCCGGAGCCGGTCCGCCACCAACCAGTATGGCTAATTTTTTAGGAGCTATCATTCTTGTGTCCTTGTGTTGGTTAGAACTTCTATTTGTTTAAGATGATCTTGATCGTATCGTAGTATCCGGCTTGCCTGATTCTAACTAAATATACACCGCTCGACATTTGGGTGGTTCCGATGCTTATTTGGTTATAACCTGTTTTGACATTCTCAACACTTTTTGAAAATACGATCTCTCCCAATGTGTTGAACAACGAGATTTCCACAGGACTTTCGTCACTGAGAACAAAAGACAATTTAAACTCACCATTGAAGGGATTCGGGTAACTCTTTACCTCGAATGAATTAATGGACTTTTTTTTTAAGTCGGATCCTTCGGATTCGACTGAATTTACCGCCGAAGGTGACAAACCCCTGTTAAGTGAGATCATCACAGCATCCGCACTCAGCAGTTCACCCGTTGAGAGACCGGTATTCGAGAGAGTAACACAGTTTCTCTCGCCTGCTTTTAAAAAGTAATCGCCCAGTTTATTCCATCTGCGGAAATTAACATCATTTTGGTTAAGTCGCACATTAACAGGATTTCCTGATGAGTCAGTAACGGAATACCAGGCAGAATCGGTTCTGTTCACGGATGTGACATTGAAGGCATAAATTTCATAGAACCCGTCTGCAGGTACATTAAAAAAGTACTTTACCGAAGCCGGCGAAGTATTATCAGTATAAATGGAGGGACCATTATAACCGAATACATTGCTTGAAGTCCATGTGCCTGTTCGAACAGCTCTGCTCAGGTCATTAATTTCAATTATCTGAAAAAGCGATCTCCACGATGAGGTGGAATGAGGTGGATAATTTGGTGTCTGATATAAATTTTGTTTGATATACGGGAAAACAGAACCGAGGTCAGTAAAATACCAGATTGCATTACCTTTGAATCCCTTGGTTCGGGTTACATTCACAAAATTAGTAATTTCCTGATTTGAAATTGTATTTCCGTTTGGAGAAATTGCAAACGCCGGATAAACTTTATTTATATCGGGGACAATCTGTGTTATATAATTCAATATAGATGAAAAGGAAGTGGAAGTCCCAACATATGACTGTACCTGAACATTATCAACAGATCCGTCAGAAAGCCATCCTATCCAGTCCTGACAAAATGTGTTATATGAGGTATAGCTCCCTGAAGCATAGAGGGATGGTGCATTTGAAATATTGATGTGCGGATTTATCGCTTTAATCGAATCGCGGGTACGCAACATGAACTGATTCAGATTATTTGCCCTCCAGCGAATCCATGATGTATCAGAAACTGTGGTTGGAGGAGGATTTCCATTGTTCTGGGCTCGGTACAGGCTGTCTGTATAGGGATCATAACCATAGGAAAGACTTGAATATCTTATTCGGTCAAGTTCAATTCCGTCAACATCATAATTTCGTGCAATTTCGGTACACATGGCTATCAGAAAATTCTGGACTTCGGGCTTGGTGTGAATCATCCAGTAGAAGTTTGAGCCGTCCACTTCCCCGCCGTCATTTCTGCGGGCTACCCAGTCAGGGTGATTCTGGAATATCGGTCCCTTTACTCCGGGAGGCTGGTTACCGGTCCATCCTCCAACAAATCCATATTCAAACCAGGCTTCGATATGAAGCCCTCTTTTATGTCCTTCAACTATGGCTTCAGCAAGGATGTCTCTCCCCTGGTAAGTCGGGTCGATGTAGGTTCCGGTCTCCCGAAAGAATACATCACTTTTCCAGAGGGGATATCCCCTGCTCCAGACATTTACAAAAACAGTATTAAAATTATTGGCAGCAAGACTGTCCATGGCTTTCGCCAGCACTTCCTTGCTCGATAAACTGTTTCTCGCAAGCCATGTTCCTCTAAATTCCTGAGCACTGAGGTTAATCAGAATCAGTACGAAAAAAAGAGGGAGAAAAAGAGATTTTCGCATCAATTCTGAACCTTCAATTTCGCAAACTTCAGCATGAGTTGTTTCATGTTGTTGCCGTCGAAAACAACGGTCACTTTTTGGTTTTCGCCGGTACCGATAACGGAAATTACCTTGCCAAGACCAAACTGCTCGTGAAAGACTCTGCTTCCCTGTTTGATCAGAGATTTTTGATGCTCCCAATCCACATAACCGATTGATTGGAATTTCTGGATGATTTTCTCTTTTTTTGTCTTTCTGCCTTTACGGTTCTGACTTGCATCCTCTTCTTTTAGAAGTGTTGTTGCTATTTCATTGATAAACATCGATCTGTTTTCGTAGGCAACTTCACCAAATCTGTACCGGGCTCTTGCATGCGAGAGGTAAACCTTGGTTTTTGCCCTCGTAACAGCAACATAAAACAATCTGCGTTCCTCTTCAACAGTTGCCTCGGGCGAAAATTTCGTTGATAACGGGAAAAGCTGTTCTTCGAGACCGGAAACAAATACCACAGGAAATTCCATTCCTTTTGAACTGTGAACAGTCATTAACCGGATAGCATTCTCAGATTCATCGATTCCGTCGAGGTCGGTCATCAGGTTAACAATTCTTAAATATTCTTCAATGGATGCTTCAGGATATTTCTTGGAAAATTCCGAAATCGAGAGAAGGAATTCATTCAGATTGTCGATTTTATCGAGAGATTCATGCGTGGTCTCTTCATTGAACAGTCTCTGAAGCTCCAATTCAGCTACGAGCGCATGGGTCAGTTCGCCGACAGATAATTTATCACGAAGAATGATGTACTTGTCGAGCAGAATCT from Bacteroidota bacterium includes the following:
- a CDS encoding endonuclease MutS2; this translates as MFYSDKLEFPKVLNYISKYCYTQKGKEIVNNLQPLLTETEILLEGKYVTEAKELINQRGYPPINSLNDIQRDIQLSRVEGAVLSAKSVFNIFELAICSVNLKSFLSQNRDISPLLSEFATFLFEDKLFERYISSIFDPSGEVKDTASKSLQMIRREIRDRSEELRRYVSKIVKDLTEKEITRENYLTLRDGRLVVPVKVEYKRQLKGIIHSESSTGQTVYIEPEETLNLNNEIVSLNFAEKREIERILKEVTVRIRNSSDELLLAFETVTRLDSIFARANYSIEVIGSFPTFNHDEEISVYGGRHPLLIQKHGIKGTVPFNLRIKQGNSVIITGPNAGGKTVLIKSIGLLMLMAQSGIHIPAGPDTNLHIFDKILVDIGDSQSIDDDLSTFSSHLSNIKHILEIADESTLVLIDEIGTGTDPDSGAAISRSILLELREKGSLVFSTTHLSALKALASEFEGFNNASMSFDTYELKPTYLFRQGIPGSSYAFEILLRLGFEKSFIERSTGFVQDVNAGLEKILLEVEQREQELMKKLSHYEKENTRLTGLANLYEKKVRELDKEKNKILKEAKEKATVFIEDSNKEIQKVIKDIRESQASKQTTSNAIGKISELKGKLSKIKPGETDSAEIDASPIEIGDIVKIKDSETSGEVIEITPDKKHVVISTGPLKISFNVDECVKVSKKDLRKEKRKSSQIEIKSDVSYRLDIRGERPVDIENRVERFLIDAYLANLGRVEIIHGKGTGALKKAVHDIIKINPKVKNFHFASVDAGGEGITIVEFTE
- a CDS encoding CvpA family protein, with the translated sequence MNWIDIIVILLSAASFYLGYKEGFIKKIFDVIGFFLGIFLAIKFAGAAGGVYKSVLGVADGSASIIGGVTIFIFFQILTAIIVKATKIHDKVNHLINKLVGGLTGVIQIIIFLSAIFFFASKLSFPSEETGKKSFFYASVKSVLPGIIDTIIPDEKGNIKKKSSIVNNLLIRK
- a CDS encoding GatB/YqeY domain-containing protein, whose amino-acid sequence is MNLKEKINEELKSAMRSGDKLRLETIRSIRAVILEYEKSGKGELNNEAEEQNILNSLAKKRKEAADIYRSANRPELCEKEENELKIIMEFLPAQLTQDDINNKVKEIAEANSIAKGGEFSKLMPAVMKELKGKADGSLIKKAVEEYLRG
- a CDS encoding biopolymer transporter ExbD; translation: MINFAGKLKRKKSEPGIPLASMPDIIFILLLFFMVSTVLKEIDVKVQYDLPEAVTSEKFDNRRLTAYLFIGKDGKMQLNDMVVTLDQVKEKMEVIRSRMNNVVVQLRVDKNIPMSQVEKVQLELRKAKCLRINYVSSQKEDLR
- a CDS encoding biopolymer transporter ExbD, giving the protein MTLIRRRKRTLPVVPLASMSDIAFLLLIFFIVAATIDIDTGISLSLPEYKPEESPAQVEKSRVIEINIVKDSVFLNGEPVSSNGLYTSILDRVRESREIPDDSKPVSLIRYSDETLYQKYIVVLDNVKRAYKNVQDETAKEKFGKSFKNLSEEEKNTITKIVPVYITVAELKKK
- a CDS encoding MotA/TolQ/ExbB proton channel family protein, yielding MNSLTSMYIDGGEFMHPILIVFILGLVFSFERLYTLRKAKINTRTFVDQVKKTIESKGIEEAKLLCEKNPGSVSAVLHAGLQRFDEGLDSVEKAIMTYGGIETGFLEKGLVWISLFIALAPMLGFTGTVQGMIEAFEAIKEANQISPAIVAGGIAKALITTLFGLVVAMILQVFYNYFISRIDSLVSDMEESSVQLIDSLYSLKQNTVKK
- a CDS encoding SDR family oxidoreductase; protein product: MRKEALIFGSSGALGRGVVKTLLKGDFDHLYLCDLHMPEDELPAVTKIVTGDLSDSANVKKAFEFVDPAEDKLLFLFSTVGGFVGGKMIEETTDQDLQKMFSMNFTANFNILREFKHKVAKCAGGSAIFTSAYTAFAGEAGKSVYGASKSALSHLVETGSEEGRAINLSVNGIAPFIIDTPANRSWMTDIDFDTLIKPEEVGDLLLSVFRNFNFVSGNIIKLPYRFPVHFNLQK
- a CDS encoding 6-phosphofructokinase, translating into MIAPKKLAILVGGGPAPGINSVISSATIRAAVEGIDVIGIKDGFQWIMDGEIGHCQPLSIDDVSRIHFRGGSFIGISRANPTKNKKHLENTVTSLLRLNVDKLITIGGDDTAYSAMKVEEMAAGRIRVVHVPKTIDNDLDLPHGIPTFGFQTARHIGVEIVKNLMVDAQTTSRWYFVVTMGRKAGHLALGIGKAAGATLTLIPEEFPSTTIKLDHVIDLLVGAIIKRISYGKMDGVAILAEGLVEHLDPNDLIALGEVERDAHDNLRIAEVNLGEILKSKVQERLKEFGHKVTVVAKNIGYELRCADPIPFDMEYTRDLGYSAAQFILNGGNAAMVSIQGGKFVPLFFKDILDPKTKKTKIRMVDPSNESFLIARRYMLRLTNSDFDDPHELAKFAATCGISLDEFTQRFHYIIENDMLYKHIKDGKVKLTGSSEKDESSPNL
- a CDS encoding family 10 glycosylhydrolase, translated to MRKSLFLPLFFVLILINLSAQEFRGTWLARNSLSSKEVLAKAMDSLAANNFNTVFVNVWSRGYPLWKSDVFFRETGTYIDPTYQGRDILAEAIVEGHKRGLHIEAWFEYGFVGGWTGNQPPGVKGPIFQNHPDWVARRNDGGEVDGSNFYWMIHTKPEVQNFLIAMCTEIARNYDVDGIELDRIRYSSLSYGYDPYTDSLYRAQNNGNPPPTTVSDTSWIRWRANNLNQFMLRTRDSIKAINPHINISNAPSLYASGSYTSYNTFCQDWIGWLSDGSVDNVQVQSYVGTSTSFSSILNYITQIVPDINKVYPAFAISPNGNTISNQEITNFVNVTRTKGFKGNAIWYFTDLGSVFPYIKQNLYQTPNYPPHSTSSWRSLFQIIEINDLSRAVRTGTWTSSNVFGYNGPSIYTDNTSPASVKYFFNVPADGFYEIYAFNVTSVNRTDSAWYSVTDSSGNPVNVRLNQNDVNFRRWNKLGDYFLKAGERNCVTLSNTGLSTGELLSADAVMISLNRGLSPSAVNSVESEGSDLKKKSINSFEVKSYPNPFNGEFKLSFVLSDESPVEISLFNTLGEIVFSKSVENVKTGYNQISIGTTQMSSGVYLVRIRQAGYYDTIKIILNK